The following are encoded in a window of Candidatus Microthrix parvicella Bio17-1 genomic DNA:
- a CDS encoding metal-sensitive transcriptional regulator, translating to MDLPEEVVDDLRKRLRRIGGQIQGIERMLEEGRECRDLVTQISAANRALERTGFRLVSAGMEYCISNPDKAEAEGYPIDEVEKMFLRLA from the coding sequence GTGGATCTGCCCGAGGAGGTCGTCGACGACCTGAGGAAGCGACTTCGTCGCATCGGCGGTCAGATCCAAGGCATCGAGCGCATGCTGGAGGAGGGTCGGGAGTGTCGAGACCTCGTCACCCAGATCTCCGCCGCCAACCGGGCGTTGGAGCGCACGGGGTTTCGCCTGGTCAGCGCCGGTATGGAGTACTGCATCTCCAACCCGGACAAGGCCGAGGCGGAGGGCTACCCGATCGATGAGGTCGAGAAGATGTTCCTGCGGCTCGCCTGA
- a CDS encoding MBL fold metallo-hydrolase, which produces MDLRHLGPSRVSAMIGSVRHRNDPSVQADLNWGSHEVGLPVGLEIQWLGTAGFRLAYEGTTIVIDPYLSRVSLGDLARNRVLQSDAAMVDRVLPNADAVLVGHSHFDHAVDVPHLAAAHGCPVYGSESVRHLLGLFGLAEQAVVVEPRRRYEIGPFTISFTPSLHSKLLLGRKVPMDGELTCGSLKHLGGREYRCGQVWAFTIEVAGITMYHQGSADLIDDEISTTGVDVLLCGIAGRLWSPNFTRRIIAAVDPGLIIAHHHDDFFRPVDAEMGYSFNVNLGGFVEEVAAVDPNLPVQVLEPLQTVRGGGAGAVAS; this is translated from the coding sequence ATGGACCTACGACACCTTGGCCCGTCTCGCGTTTCGGCGATGATCGGCTCGGTTCGTCACCGCAACGACCCGAGCGTTCAGGCCGATCTCAACTGGGGCAGCCACGAGGTCGGCCTCCCGGTCGGCCTGGAGATCCAATGGCTGGGAACCGCCGGGTTCCGGCTCGCCTACGAGGGCACGACGATCGTGATCGACCCTTACCTGTCCCGGGTGTCCCTGGGCGACCTGGCCCGTAACCGCGTGTTGCAGAGCGACGCGGCGATGGTTGACCGCGTGCTGCCCAACGCCGATGCGGTGCTCGTCGGTCATAGCCACTTCGACCACGCAGTCGACGTGCCCCACCTGGCCGCCGCCCACGGCTGCCCGGTATACGGCTCGGAGTCGGTGCGGCACCTGCTCGGCCTGTTCGGGCTGGCCGAGCAGGCGGTGGTGGTCGAGCCGCGTCGACGGTATGAGATCGGCCCGTTCACGATTTCGTTTACCCCGAGCCTGCATTCAAAGTTGCTGCTGGGCCGCAAGGTGCCCATGGACGGCGAGCTGACGTGTGGATCCCTCAAGCACCTCGGCGGCCGGGAGTATCGCTGTGGCCAGGTCTGGGCGTTCACGATCGAGGTCGCCGGCATCACGATGTACCACCAGGGCTCGGCCGACCTGATCGATGATGAGATCTCCACGACGGGGGTCGATGTGCTGTTGTGCGGGATTGCCGGACGGCTGTGGTCGCCCAACTTCACCCGCCGCATCATCGCTGCGGTCGACCCTGGCCTGATTATCGCCCATCACCACGATGACTTCTTTCGTCCTGTCGACGCCGAGATGGGGTACTCCTTCAACGTCAACCTTGGCGGGTTCGTCGAGGAGGTTGCCGCCGTCGATCCCAATCTGCCGGTGCAGGTGCTTGAGCCGCTCCAAACCGTGAGGGGTGGTGGGGCAGGGGCGGTTGCATCCTGA
- a CDS encoding glycoside hydrolase family 27 protein, whose amino-acid sequence MSTPDIASFDPFAGPPQLHGARRFGVRPGTELIHPLAVSGERPLRFEVAGLPDGLTVDGDGIVRGVAPAGPGEHALVVTATNALGAIVEPVTLCLGGTLALTPPMGWNSWNVYGATVSAEVVLAVAQAMVDTGMRDLGYSYINIDDFWHASARSADGRPLTNPETFPGGIAPVAERVHQLGLKLGIYSDAAELTCGGCFGSLGHEQVDAAAYAEWGVDLLKYDYCHAPVGRDAAIERYGAMGRALAEADRSIVFSVCEWGLRQPWRWAADLGGSLWRTTPDIFDSYSWLPLGVRGLAARNVKLNRYARPGHWNDPDMLLVGNRGRGRSTGELRLPKGPRPKVWSFRGISDVQAHSHMTLWAMMAAPLLTSHDLASTGEFDRRLLTNPEILAINQDELGVQARKVSPRFRPWVLAKPLADGSLAVSITNMGRRTRRVSLPLGEVGWDGDAEVRDVWRMRDVGRLDRLDVELAPFASVAYVCRQTD is encoded by the coding sequence ATGTCCACCCCCGACATCGCCTCGTTCGATCCGTTTGCCGGCCCTCCGCAGCTGCACGGCGCCCGTCGCTTCGGGGTCCGGCCGGGAACCGAGCTGATCCATCCGCTCGCCGTCAGCGGCGAGCGACCACTCCGCTTTGAGGTCGCCGGGCTGCCCGACGGGCTCACCGTGGATGGCGACGGCATTGTCAGGGGCGTGGCCCCGGCCGGTCCCGGTGAGCACGCGTTGGTGGTGACCGCCACCAACGCGCTGGGCGCGATTGTCGAGCCGGTCACCCTGTGCCTTGGCGGCACGCTGGCGTTGACCCCACCGATGGGCTGGAACTCGTGGAACGTGTACGGCGCCACGGTCAGCGCCGAGGTGGTGTTGGCGGTGGCTCAGGCGATGGTCGACACCGGCATGCGCGACCTCGGCTACTCGTACATCAACATCGACGATTTCTGGCATGCCTCCGCTCGCTCCGCCGATGGTCGACCACTGACCAACCCTGAGACGTTCCCCGGGGGCATCGCCCCGGTCGCCGAGCGGGTCCACCAGCTGGGCCTGAAGCTGGGCATCTACTCTGATGCCGCCGAGCTCACCTGCGGAGGGTGTTTCGGCAGCCTGGGCCATGAGCAGGTCGACGCCGCGGCCTACGCCGAGTGGGGCGTCGATCTGTTGAAGTACGACTACTGCCACGCCCCCGTCGGCCGGGACGCCGCCATCGAACGCTACGGGGCCATGGGGCGGGCGCTCGCCGAGGCCGACCGGTCGATCGTGTTCAGCGTGTGCGAGTGGGGCCTGCGTCAACCCTGGCGCTGGGCCGCCGACCTTGGCGGCTCCCTCTGGCGGACCACGCCCGACATCTTCGACTCCTACTCCTGGCTGCCGCTCGGCGTGCGCGGCCTCGCCGCCCGCAACGTGAAGCTGAACCGCTACGCCCGGCCGGGCCACTGGAACGATCCCGACATGCTGCTGGTCGGCAATCGGGGTCGGGGCAGGAGCACCGGGGAGTTGCGGCTGCCCAAGGGGCCCCGGCCCAAGGTGTGGAGCTTTCGCGGCATCAGCGACGTGCAGGCCCACAGCCACATGACCCTGTGGGCCATGATGGCGGCTCCGCTGCTCACCTCCCACGACCTGGCCTCAACCGGCGAGTTCGACCGGCGGTTGCTGACCAACCCCGAGATTCTGGCGATCAACCAGGACGAGCTGGGCGTCCAGGCCCGCAAGGTCTCGCCCCGCTTTCGCCCGTGGGTGCTCGCCAAGCCACTGGCGGATGGCTCGTTGGCGGTGTCGATCACCAACATGGGGCGTCGGACGCGACGGGTGAGCCTCCCGCTCGGCGAGGTCGGCTGGGACGGCGATGCCGAGGTGCGCGATGTCTGGCGGATGCGGGACGTCGGCCGCCTGGATCGGCTCGACGTCGAGCTGGCGCCGTTCGCCTCGGTGGCCTACGTGTGCCGTCAGACCGATTGA
- a CDS encoding cupin domain-containing protein yields the protein MDEHSGEIEPGTVIDMAGEVIGLSASHGEVCLMAHGSGPPVRLEGHTIGLGSLTADSMPPHSGEMHPDGDEVLITVSGVIDVDLELDSGTRTVRVGPGQALVVPKGVWHLIRLVEPGQVVNITPGPRGEHRPLAPIPG from the coding sequence ATGGATGAGCACAGCGGCGAGATCGAGCCGGGCACGGTGATCGACATGGCGGGCGAGGTGATCGGACTGTCGGCATCCCACGGCGAGGTCTGCCTGATGGCACATGGGTCCGGACCGCCCGTGCGCCTCGAAGGGCACACGATCGGCCTCGGCTCGTTGACGGCGGACTCCATGCCGCCACACAGCGGTGAGATGCACCCGGACGGCGACGAGGTGTTGATCACGGTCTCCGGCGTGATCGATGTGGACCTCGAACTCGACTCTGGCACACGGACCGTCCGGGTCGGGCCGGGCCAGGCCCTCGTGGTGCCGAAGGGTGTCTGGCATCTCATCCGCCTGGTCGAACCCGGGCAGGTGGTCAACATCACCCCGGGGCCTCGCGGCGAGCATCGTCCGTTGGCCCCGATTCCAGGCTGA